One Rhodothermales bacterium genomic window carries:
- a CDS encoding L-threonylcarbamoyladenylate synthase: MNVTVPIATVLTDSPEEAAAYIRRGALAAFPTETVYGLGADVFQPAAIASIYAAKSRPADNPLIIHVADAADIDRVAASVPPVARALVEAFFPGPITLVLPRHPDVPDIVSAGLATVAVRMPSHPIARAFLEACGTPVAAPSANRSGRPSPTTWEDVYADLKGRIGCILQGDPSAVGLESTVVDCTTSDPLILRPGAVSLEEIRTIAPAARYADLSRLEEVRSPGLKHRHYAPQARVVLVDGPSEVPAEEENAYIGLTPHPRMEALGLHEAPEHVPAYAQQLFQFFRRADRLDLETIFCQRVDQDGIGRALMDRLTRAAAG; this comes from the coding sequence ATGAACGTAACCGTCCCGATCGCCACCGTCCTGACGGATTCGCCTGAGGAGGCCGCCGCGTATATCCGTCGCGGCGCGCTCGCGGCGTTTCCCACGGAAACCGTCTACGGCCTCGGCGCCGACGTTTTCCAGCCGGCGGCCATCGCGTCGATCTACGCCGCCAAATCGAGGCCGGCGGACAACCCGCTGATCATCCATGTCGCCGACGCGGCGGACATCGACCGCGTCGCGGCGTCCGTCCCGCCCGTCGCGCGGGCGCTCGTCGAAGCCTTCTTCCCCGGCCCCATCACGCTCGTCCTGCCCCGCCACCCCGACGTACCCGACATCGTGAGCGCCGGCCTGGCTACCGTGGCCGTCCGCATGCCGAGCCATCCGATCGCGCGGGCGTTTCTGGAAGCCTGCGGCACGCCCGTCGCGGCCCCTTCGGCCAATCGGTCGGGCCGGCCGAGCCCGACTACCTGGGAGGATGTCTACGCCGACCTCAAGGGGCGCATCGGCTGCATCCTCCAGGGGGATCCGTCGGCCGTCGGCCTGGAATCGACCGTCGTCGACTGCACGACGTCGGACCCGCTGATCCTGCGGCCCGGCGCCGTTTCGCTGGAGGAGATCCGGACGATCGCGCCGGCGGCGCGGTATGCGGACCTCAGCCGGCTCGAGGAAGTCCGCAGCCCCGGTCTCAAACACCGGCATTATGCACCGCAGGCGCGGGTCGTGCTGGTGGATGGGCCGTCGGAGGTGCCGGCGGAGGAAGAAAACGCCTACATCGGGCTGACGCCCCACCCCCGGATGGAGGCGCTCGGATTGCACGAGGCGCCGGAGCACGTGCCGGCGTATGCGCAGCAGCTTTTCCAGTTCTTCCGCCGCGCGGATCGGCTGGATCTCGAGACCATCTTTTGCCAGCGCGTGGACCAGGATGGCATCGGGCGCGCCCTGATGGATCGGCTTACGCGTGCGGCAGCCGGCTGA
- a CDS encoding cob(I)yrinic acid a,c-diamide adenosyltransferase, with protein sequence MKIYTRTGDDGTTGLFGGGRVPKHHLRIESYGSVDETNSVLGLARAHADGHPDAGRLSDLLRNAQEDLFIVGADLATPLEARAMVPRTTADQIARLEAEIDALEADLPELRHFILPGGHALGATLHIARTVARRAERCVVALAEAEPVNEFAPVYLNRLSDFLFVLARWSNHRDGSGETPWIPG encoded by the coding sequence ATGAAAATCTACACCCGCACCGGGGACGACGGCACGACCGGCCTTTTCGGGGGCGGCCGCGTCCCCAAGCATCACCTGCGCATCGAATCCTACGGTTCGGTCGACGAGACCAACTCGGTCCTCGGGCTCGCGCGCGCACACGCCGACGGCCATCCCGACGCCGGGCGCCTGTCCGACCTCCTCCGCAACGCCCAGGAAGACCTTTTTATCGTCGGCGCCGACCTCGCCACCCCGCTCGAAGCGCGCGCCATGGTGCCCCGGACGACGGCCGACCAGATCGCCCGCCTCGAGGCCGAGATCGACGCGCTCGAAGCCGACCTGCCCGAACTCCGTCATTTCATCCTGCCGGGAGGCCATGCGCTGGGGGCCACGCTGCACATCGCCCGAACCGTCGCGCGACGCGCGGAACGATGCGTCGTCGCGCTGGCCGAAGCCGAGCCGGTGAATGAATTCGCCCCGGTGTACCTGAATCGCCTTTCCGATTTCCTGTTCGTCCTGGCCCGCTGGTCGAATCATCGCGACGGCTCCGGCGAGACGCCCTGGATTCCCGGGTGA
- a CDS encoding DUF6503 family protein, with product MGAFLGFTGMAASVHAQTLSGSEVLARSLAHHDPAGAWYQKAHRLQLRETRPGGADRTTDVVLDYPAGLFVMTMERDGHRLEMRMHESGSCVATMDGSTQIAEEDLKKYRMDCDGIAWWRGYQEYLYGLPMKLHDAGAKLGEAAERVTFNQHETLAVRVSYAEEVGSDVWYFYFDPATYALIGSRFYHDEAKNDGEYLFFDEEIEAGGITLPRIRAWYVNSDDRYLGTDYVEAYEQVESGRR from the coding sequence TTGGGGGCATTCCTGGGGTTCACGGGCATGGCGGCCTCCGTGCATGCACAGACGCTTTCAGGGAGCGAGGTCCTCGCCCGGAGTCTGGCGCATCACGATCCGGCCGGCGCGTGGTACCAGAAGGCGCACCGGCTCCAGTTGCGCGAGACACGACCCGGCGGCGCCGACCGCACGACGGACGTGGTGCTCGATTATCCCGCCGGCCTGTTCGTCATGACCATGGAACGCGACGGACACCGGCTCGAGATGCGCATGCATGAAAGCGGCAGCTGCGTCGCGACGATGGACGGGTCGACGCAGATCGCGGAGGAGGACCTCAAGAAATACCGCATGGATTGCGATGGCATCGCCTGGTGGCGCGGCTATCAGGAGTATCTGTACGGGCTGCCCATGAAACTCCACGATGCCGGCGCGAAGCTGGGCGAAGCGGCCGAGCGCGTCACGTTCAACCAGCATGAGACGCTCGCCGTCCGCGTGAGTTATGCGGAAGAGGTGGGGTCAGACGTCTGGTATTTCTACTTCGACCCGGCCACCTACGCCCTGATCGGGAGCCGCTTCTACCACGACGAAGCGAAAAACGACGGGGAATACCTCTTTTTCGACGAGGAGATCGAGGCCGGCGGCATAACCCTGCCCCGCATCCGTGCCTGGTACGTCAACAGCGACGATCGATACCTGGGCACGGACTACGTCGAGGCCTACGAACAGGTCGAGTCGGGGCGGCGTTGA
- a CDS encoding gluconokinase, with protein sequence MSDTRVLIGIDLGTTSTKAVAVDRMGRIVARCEAGYPLLTPDASTAEQDPDQILEAVYRVLRDMQVRLRGAAVAGLSFSSAMHSVIAMDADGNALTRCITWADTRSARQAEALRATAAGDSVYAATGTPIHPMTPLCKLRWLAEDRPDLHRRAHRFVSIKEYVLHALTGQWVADESLASATGLFDIRLRRWHPEALALAGIDVAQLSPAVSTRHILPRLTAEAASRSGLPASTPIVVGASDGCLANLGVDAIEPGRLAVTIGTSGAVRIATDRADFDPASGLFCYILDESTYIQGGPINNGGIVYQWFAERFPGKSPLDMEALLEEAAGLPAGSEGLLCIPYLLGERAPYWNARARGVYFGISIQHTLAHFLRAALEGVIHTLYAIADRLPPAPRRSRASMPRGFVNSPLWTQILADIFGRPVHLLATGTLRRSAPSCSAGKPWGNPCLAWR encoded by the coding sequence ATGTCAGATACACGTGTTTTGATAGGCATCGACCTGGGGACCACCAGCACCAAAGCCGTCGCGGTCGACCGGATGGGCCGGATCGTCGCACGGTGCGAGGCCGGCTACCCGCTGCTGACGCCCGACGCCTCGACCGCCGAGCAGGACCCCGACCAGATTCTGGAGGCGGTCTACCGCGTCTTGCGCGACATGCAGGTACGACTGCGGGGGGCAGCGGTCGCCGGACTGTCGTTCAGCAGCGCCATGCACAGCGTGATCGCGATGGACGCGGATGGAAACGCGCTGACACGATGCATCACCTGGGCCGACACACGCAGCGCGCGGCAGGCGGAGGCGCTCCGCGCGACGGCGGCGGGCGATAGCGTGTACGCCGCAACCGGCACGCCGATCCATCCCATGACGCCGCTATGCAAATTGCGCTGGCTGGCGGAAGATCGGCCGGACCTCCATCGACGGGCGCATCGCTTCGTATCGATCAAGGAGTACGTCCTGCACGCCCTGACCGGCCAGTGGGTGGCCGACGAGTCGCTCGCGTCCGCGACCGGGCTGTTCGACATCCGGCTGCGCCGATGGCATCCGGAGGCGCTGGCCCTCGCCGGGATCGATGTGGCGCAGCTCTCGCCGGCGGTCAGCACGCGGCATATCCTCCCCCGGCTCACGGCCGAGGCGGCGAGCCGAAGCGGCCTGCCGGCATCGACGCCCATCGTCGTCGGAGCGAGCGACGGATGCCTCGCCAACCTCGGCGTCGACGCCATCGAGCCCGGACGGCTCGCGGTGACCATCGGCACGAGCGGCGCGGTGCGCATCGCCACGGACCGGGCGGACTTCGACCCGGCCAGCGGGTTGTTCTGCTACATCCTCGACGAAAGCACCTACATCCAGGGCGGCCCCATCAACAACGGCGGCATTGTCTATCAGTGGTTCGCCGAGCGGTTTCCGGGGAAAAGTCCGCTGGATATGGAGGCGTTGCTGGAGGAAGCGGCCGGCCTGCCGGCGGGCTCCGAGGGGTTGCTCTGCATCCCCTACCTCCTCGGGGAGCGCGCGCCGTACTGGAATGCCCGGGCCCGGGGCGTGTATTTCGGCATCAGCATCCAGCATACGCTGGCGCACTTCCTCCGCGCCGCGCTGGAGGGCGTCATCCACACCCTGTACGCCATCGCCGACCGCCTGCCGCCGGCGCCCCGCCGGTCACGAGCCTCTATGCCACGGGGGTTCGTCAATTCGCCGCTGTGGACCCAGATTCTGGCGGATATCTTCGGCCGGCCCGTTCATCTGCTGGCGACGGGGACGCTTCGGCGATCGGCGCCGTCCTGCTCGGCTGGGAAGCCCTGGGGGAACCCCTGCCTCGCATGGCGTTAG
- a CDS encoding ABC transporter ATP-binding protein, whose amino-acid sequence MTNEPIIESRALCVELGRRPVLQGIDARVERGRFTCLVGPNGSGKTTLLRAIGGLLPYEGALQLDGREVAAWPARELARQLAFVRQSASVSFEFSVREFVALGRTPHRPWIGGDRPEDAARVDALLDALDLRRHADGPVTRLSGGEQQRLFLAQALAQDTPLLLLDEPTLHLDLYHQYDLMRRLEALVASGKTVLAVVHDLALAARFADAVLVLHEGRLVAGGTPAETLSPARIAEVFRMEARVETDPGGRPVIVFNHTIPS is encoded by the coding sequence GTGACGAACGAACCGATCATCGAATCCCGGGCGCTCTGCGTCGAACTCGGCCGCCGCCCCGTGTTGCAGGGTATCGATGCCCGGGTCGAGCGTGGGCGATTCACCTGCCTGGTCGGCCCCAACGGCAGCGGCAAAACCACGCTGCTGCGGGCGATCGGAGGCCTGCTCCCCTACGAAGGCGCCCTCCAGCTCGACGGCCGCGAGGTCGCCGCCTGGCCGGCGCGGGAGCTGGCGCGCCAGCTGGCGTTTGTCCGCCAGTCGGCCTCGGTGTCGTTCGAGTTCAGCGTCCGCGAATTCGTGGCGCTGGGGCGCACGCCGCACCGCCCCTGGATCGGCGGGGACCGCCCGGAGGACGCGGCCCGCGTCGACGCGCTGCTGGATGCGCTCGACCTGCGCCGGCATGCCGACGGACCGGTAACGCGGCTCAGCGGCGGCGAGCAGCAGCGGCTGTTCCTCGCGCAGGCGCTGGCCCAGGATACGCCCCTCCTGCTGCTCGACGAGCCGACCCTACATCTGGACCTGTATCATCAGTACGACCTCATGCGCCGGCTCGAAGCGCTCGTCGCCTCGGGCAAGACCGTCCTCGCCGTCGTCCACGACCTGGCGCTGGCCGCCCGGTTCGCCGATGCGGTCCTCGTGCTGCACGAAGGGCGCCTCGTCGCCGGCGGCACGCCGGCCGAAACGCTCTCGCCGGCCCGAATCGCCGAGGTGTTCCGGATGGAGGCGCGCGTCGAGACCGATCCCGGCGGCCGGCCCGTCATCGTTTTCAACCACACCATCCCATCATGA
- a CDS encoding biopolymer transporter ExbD, translating into MQRKGYIIRFIDIGLIILFGFLMISDLTVISQIQLPGVEKDAPVEPPAEDTRMIGVLIEETGLYQVREMATDEPLYVNIEQMADLESLVGQLVRDQKDAGGDVEIVIEPHPNAVMQRLVDVHDMCERLGVRKNINTQIGRGGA; encoded by the coding sequence ATGCAACGTAAAGGCTACATCATCCGCTTTATCGATATCGGACTGATCATCCTCTTCGGATTTCTCATGATCAGCGATCTGACGGTCATTTCGCAGATTCAGCTGCCGGGCGTGGAGAAAGACGCGCCGGTGGAGCCGCCGGCGGAGGATACCCGCATGATCGGCGTGCTGATCGAGGAGACGGGGCTCTACCAGGTGCGCGAAATGGCGACCGACGAACCCCTGTATGTCAACATCGAACAGATGGCGGACCTCGAGTCGCTCGTCGGGCAACTCGTGCGGGATCAGAAGGACGCCGGCGGAGACGTCGAAATCGTCATCGAGCCGCATCCCAATGCCGTGATGCAGCGGCTGGTGGACGTGCACGACATGTGCGAGCGTCTCGGCGTCCGGAAAAACATCAATACCCAGATCGGCAGAGGCGGCGCATGA
- a CDS encoding patatin-like phospholipase family protein, which produces MPTPIPASRGLNHGIGLALSGGGFRAAGFHLGTLAYLHRAGLLDQVEALSTVSGGTFAGAAYVLALIEKKPFEAFFSSFYGFLTHEVVLRKGLAGLSEEHPDVPSGRKALIISMADVYTRTLCSRPDGTPYVFGDVLDAGLPIKEIAFNATEFQTGKAFRFQTSQTRGFIGNSSIRLSRLEAAGIRLGDIVAASSCFPGGFEPIAFPFDFAWPGGKLPASLKTQFERGGAPRPIALMDGGVYDNQGFDSLLLAERRDRNNLDPGETPETDALGLLVISDVDKAHETLYDFPSVDIGSPITLNTVNRISQAMLLVATVYGALLGYRFFDRAASLDVLEALLLGLPFVLVAAMAIIIFWVRRQARAAIRRVPHADRALWSDIKGLTLTQVVEMGVARMASLFALSSRVFMKRIRQMGYDLLYESPEYAGRQLSTLIYDLTPENPQYRYLRTGFLDPTPTLRRVIGVAAGLPTGLWFEAEYELPCLVATGQATLCYNLMKYIAANYELAGAKVENEDAPRMPMTPDIQALWDRLEADWRALNDDPYALLTPLAGAMPVRPPR; this is translated from the coding sequence ATGCCCACACCCATCCCCGCATCCCGAGGCTTGAATCACGGCATCGGGCTCGCGTTGTCGGGCGGCGGTTTTCGCGCCGCCGGCTTTCACCTCGGCACCCTCGCCTACCTGCATCGCGCCGGCCTGCTCGATCAGGTCGAGGCACTCTCCACCGTCTCGGGCGGCACGTTCGCCGGCGCGGCCTACGTGCTCGCCCTCATCGAAAAAAAGCCGTTCGAGGCGTTTTTTTCGTCGTTCTACGGGTTTCTGACGCACGAGGTCGTCCTGCGCAAAGGCCTCGCCGGATTGAGCGAGGAACACCCCGACGTGCCTTCCGGACGCAAGGCGCTCATCATCTCGATGGCCGATGTCTATACCAGGACGCTTTGCTCGCGGCCGGACGGGACGCCGTACGTGTTTGGCGACGTGCTGGACGCCGGCCTGCCAATCAAGGAAATCGCCTTCAACGCTACCGAGTTTCAGACCGGCAAGGCCTTCCGGTTTCAGACCAGCCAGACGCGCGGGTTCATCGGCAACAGCTCGATTCGACTGAGCCGGCTCGAGGCCGCCGGGATACGGCTGGGCGATATCGTGGCCGCGTCCTCGTGTTTCCCCGGGGGCTTCGAACCGATCGCCTTCCCGTTCGATTTCGCCTGGCCGGGCGGCAAGCTGCCGGCATCGCTGAAAACGCAGTTCGAGCGGGGCGGGGCGCCTCGGCCCATCGCCTTGATGGACGGAGGCGTGTACGACAACCAGGGATTCGACAGCCTCCTGCTCGCCGAACGCCGCGACCGCAATAACCTCGACCCGGGCGAAACGCCGGAAACGGATGCCCTGGGCCTCCTCGTGATATCCGACGTCGACAAGGCGCACGAAACGCTGTACGACTTCCCCTCCGTCGACATCGGGAGCCCGATCACCCTGAACACGGTCAACCGCATCTCACAGGCCATGCTGCTCGTCGCCACCGTGTACGGTGCGCTGCTGGGCTATCGCTTTTTCGACCGCGCCGCGTCGCTCGATGTGCTGGAGGCCTTGCTCCTCGGGCTCCCGTTCGTCCTCGTCGCCGCGATGGCGATCATCATCTTCTGGGTGCGCCGGCAGGCGAGGGCGGCGATCCGCCGGGTGCCCCACGCCGATCGCGCGCTGTGGTCGGATATCAAGGGGCTCACGCTGACCCAGGTGGTCGAGATGGGCGTGGCGCGCATGGCGTCGCTGTTCGCGCTCTCGTCGCGCGTCTTCATGAAACGCATCCGGCAGATGGGGTACGACCTGCTGTACGAGTCGCCGGAGTACGCCGGCCGGCAGCTGTCGACCCTCATCTACGACCTCACCCCCGAAAATCCGCAGTACCGGTATCTCCGGACAGGTTTTCTCGACCCTACGCCGACGCTGCGCCGCGTGATCGGCGTGGCGGCCGGCCTGCCCACCGGGCTCTGGTTCGAAGCCGAATACGAGCTGCCGTGCCTCGTGGCCACCGGACAGGCCACGCTGTGTTACAACCTGATGAAATACATCGCCGCCAACTACGAACTGGCCGGCGCCAAGGTGGAAAACGAGGATGCCCCGCGGATGCCGATGACGCCCGATATCCAGGCGTTGTGGGACCGGCTCGAGGCCGACTGGCGCGCGCTCAACGACGATCCCTACGCCCTGCTGACGCCGCTCGCCGGCGCGATGCCGGTCCGCCCGCCGCGTTAG
- a CDS encoding biopolymer transporter ExbD has protein sequence MTNSGFIMRFVDVVLIMLFGFITISNLQDTDVALPESAETEPMPIDSEEIEFIGILPDGTFLIEDEQTKISSIEMLRGYLTRRVALLQQEARLKVRIRSSWDAPVHYALDVAALCDDMGIQKSLEVELNLSGD, from the coding sequence ATGACGAATTCCGGCTTCATCATGCGGTTCGTCGATGTGGTGCTGATCATGCTCTTCGGCTTCATCACCATATCGAACCTGCAGGACACCGACGTGGCGCTGCCCGAAAGCGCCGAGACCGAGCCCATGCCGATCGATAGCGAGGAGATCGAATTTATCGGCATCCTGCCCGACGGCACGTTTCTGATCGAGGACGAGCAGACCAAGATCAGCAGCATCGAAATGCTGCGCGGGTACCTCACCCGGCGCGTCGCGCTGCTTCAGCAGGAGGCGCGCCTGAAGGTGCGGATCCGCAGTAGCTGGGATGCGCCCGTTCATTACGCCCTGGACGTCGCCGCGTTGTGTGACGACATGGGTATCCAGAAGTCACTGGAAGTCGAACTCAACCTCAGCGGCGATTGA
- a CDS encoding peptidoglycan DD-metalloendopeptidase family protein, protein MPHRRRYYVRALIGTYLLFVVLFLLYPRATSSIGTTGAAPVRIVSDEPLAFDTYGMREDAFAVTEGTVKRNDTFSDILGRGGIPARRVHEIAEAARPALDARRIRAGNAYRFYASGEALDTPAYFVYEKNAIDFVVLDLRDTLRVIEGRRAVQVRQQQAAGPIDGSLYVTLQEQGKNPLLAVDLSEVFAWQVDFYRIMKGDAFSAVYEEQYIDGASIGIDKVLAARFVHQGRTYTAYRFEHDGRVDYYDEDGNGLRRPFLRAPLKYSRISSRYSGNRFHPVLKRYKAHLGTDYAAPVGTPVRATADGVVLEASYTKNNGRYVKLKHNSTYTTGYLHLSGIANGVKNGVFVKQGDVIGYVGSTGLATGPHLCYRFWKNGVQVDPLRQELPDTAEPLPESYRPAFEQMKAELAGLL, encoded by the coding sequence ATGCCCCACCGACGTCGTTATTATGTACGGGCTCTGATCGGCACGTACCTGTTGTTCGTTGTCCTTTTCCTCCTCTATCCCCGCGCCACGTCGTCCATCGGGACCACGGGCGCCGCGCCGGTTCGCATCGTGTCCGACGAACCGCTAGCGTTCGATACCTACGGCATGCGCGAGGATGCTTTTGCCGTGACCGAAGGTACCGTCAAGCGCAACGACACCTTCTCCGACATCCTGGGGCGCGGCGGCATCCCCGCGCGACGCGTCCATGAGATCGCCGAGGCGGCCCGCCCGGCCCTCGATGCGCGCCGGATCCGGGCCGGCAACGCCTACCGATTTTATGCCTCGGGTGAGGCGCTGGACACGCCGGCGTATTTCGTCTACGAAAAAAACGCGATCGACTTCGTCGTGCTCGACCTGCGGGACACCCTGCGCGTGATCGAGGGGCGCCGCGCGGTGCAGGTCCGGCAGCAGCAGGCCGCCGGCCCCATCGATGGCTCGCTCTACGTCACGCTCCAGGAGCAGGGCAAAAACCCGCTCCTCGCGGTCGATCTCTCCGAGGTCTTCGCCTGGCAGGTGGATTTTTATCGGATCATGAAGGGCGATGCCTTCTCGGCCGTCTACGAGGAGCAGTACATCGACGGCGCGTCGATCGGGATCGACAAGGTGCTGGCCGCCCGGTTCGTGCATCAGGGGCGGACGTATACCGCCTACCGGTTCGAACACGACGGGCGGGTGGATTATTACGACGAGGACGGCAACGGATTACGCCGGCCCTTCTTGCGGGCCCCGCTCAAATACTCACGGATCAGCTCGCGGTATTCGGGCAACCGGTTTCATCCCGTCCTGAAGCGCTACAAGGCGCACCTCGGCACCGACTATGCCGCGCCCGTAGGCACGCCCGTCCGCGCCACGGCCGACGGCGTGGTGCTCGAAGCCTCCTACACGAAAAACAATGGTCGGTACGTGAAGCTGAAGCACAACAGCACCTACACGACCGGCTACCTCCATCTGTCCGGCATCGCCAACGGCGTAAAAAACGGCGTCTTCGTCAAGCAGGGCGACGTGATCGGCTACGTCGGCAGCACCGGACTGGCCACGGGGCCCCATCTGTGCTACCGGTTCTGGAAGAATGGCGTCCAGGTGGATCCCCTGCGCCAGGAACTGCCGGATACCGCCGAACCCCTCCCCGAATCCTATCGCCCCGCGTTCGAGCAGATGAAAGCCGAACTCGCCGGCCTGCTCTGA